A genomic window from Cloacibacillus evryensis DSM 19522 includes:
- a CDS encoding ADP-ribosylglycohydrolase family protein: MLGALIGDIVGSVFERAPHKSKEFDFVSERSRFTDDSVLTVATADALLHGYDYMQVFKYWGRSYPNAGYGQKFFRWCLSDSDERGESYGNGSAMRVSPIGWAFDSLEEVLEEAKRSAEPSHSHPEGVKGACAVAASVFLARSGKSKDEIKDYVAREFGYDLDRSLESVRPGYTFDSSCQGSVPEALIAFLESESFEDALSNAVSLGGDSDTQACIAGAVAEAFYGPVSKRWVTLLNILMPQEAVKVADEFNKKYLDSRYNFFCCGRESADGRPAENGMPYDLQKLDPGNCRWWVKDLGMQDEVWAFVTESETPHEASAYFSTDTPVIFDQLCFKSFEDAFIALNRNGFDLFLENYYEGGFGGYASSPRGRFRIEPHPIFSSGKHWI; this comes from the coding sequence ATGTTAGGCGCGCTGATTGGCGATATCGTGGGCTCCGTATTCGAGAGGGCCCCGCACAAATCCAAAGAATTTGATTTTGTCTCCGAGAGGAGCCGCTTCACGGATGATTCCGTGCTTACCGTCGCGACGGCGGACGCGCTCCTCCACGGATACGACTATATGCAGGTCTTCAAATACTGGGGACGCTCCTACCCGAACGCGGGGTATGGACAGAAGTTTTTCCGCTGGTGCCTCTCCGACAGCGACGAGAGGGGCGAAAGCTACGGCAACGGCTCCGCGATGCGGGTCTCGCCCATTGGCTGGGCCTTCGACAGCCTCGAAGAGGTCCTTGAAGAGGCAAAGAGAAGCGCGGAGCCTAGCCACAGCCACCCCGAGGGGGTAAAGGGGGCCTGCGCCGTCGCAGCCTCCGTCTTTCTCGCGCGGAGCGGCAAAAGCAAAGATGAGATAAAAGATTACGTAGCGCGGGAATTCGGCTATGACCTCGACCGTTCCCTCGAATCGGTCCGCCCCGGATATACCTTTGACTCGTCATGTCAGGGCAGCGTTCCCGAGGCGCTCATCGCTTTCCTTGAATCCGAGTCCTTTGAAGACGCGCTCAGCAACGCCGTGTCTCTCGGCGGCGACTCCGACACGCAGGCCTGCATCGCGGGCGCGGTCGCCGAAGCCTTCTACGGCCCCGTCTCAAAACGCTGGGTGACGCTGCTCAACATCCTCATGCCGCAGGAGGCGGTGAAGGTCGCCGACGAGTTCAACAAGAAATATCTTGATTCACGCTATAACTTCTTCTGCTGCGGCCGCGAGAGCGCGGACGGACGTCCGGCGGAAAATGGCATGCCCTACGACCTGCAGAAGCTTGACCCCGGAAACTGCCGCTGGTGGGTAAAGGATCTTGGAATGCAGGACGAAGTTTGGGCCTTTGTGACGGAGTCCGAGACGCCGCACGAGGCGAGCGCCTACTTCTCCACCGACACGCCGGTGATCTTCGATCAGCTCTGCTTCAAATCGTTTGAGGACGCTTTCATCGCGCTCAACCGGAACGGTTTCGACCTCTTCCTTGAGAACTACTACGAGGGCGGCTTCGGAGGCTACGCCTCTTCGCCGCGCGGCCGCTTCCGCATCGAGCCGCACCCGATATTCTCCTCCGGCAAACACTGGATCTGA
- a CDS encoding SPL family radical SAM protein produces the protein MHRVTVKGILSAKNGMNLYRGCSHGCIYCDSRSKCYRMAHDFEDIEVKENAVELLEKSLRRKVKKCMIGTGSMTDPYIPLELETGNLRRAILLIYKYGFGFTLITKSAHVLRDLELLKKINKRTKCVVQMTLTTHDEELCRKLEPNASTTLERFEALKRLRDAGIPTVVWLCPILPFINDTEDNISGILDYCIEAKVRSVICFGMGLTLREGNREYFYSRLDELFPKMKERYIENYGDRYVITSPRNGRLMRLFHEKCAAHGIAHDNGSIFEYLSAFEEKTTGRQRSLFD, from the coding sequence ATGCATCGTGTGACGGTAAAGGGGATATTATCGGCGAAAAACGGGATGAACCTCTATCGCGGCTGCTCCCACGGCTGTATATACTGCGATTCGAGAAGCAAATGCTATCGGATGGCGCATGACTTCGAGGACATCGAGGTCAAAGAAAACGCCGTAGAGCTGTTGGAAAAGTCCCTGCGGCGCAAGGTGAAAAAATGCATGATCGGCACCGGTTCCATGACGGACCCCTATATCCCGCTTGAACTGGAAACAGGAAATCTCAGAAGGGCGATTTTGTTGATCTATAAGTATGGCTTCGGCTTCACACTCATCACGAAGTCCGCTCATGTGCTGCGCGACCTGGAACTGCTGAAAAAGATAAACAAGAGAACCAAATGCGTGGTGCAGATGACATTGACCACCCATGACGAAGAGCTCTGCCGGAAACTTGAGCCGAATGCCAGCACCACCTTGGAACGTTTCGAGGCCCTGAAGCGGCTGCGCGACGCGGGCATACCGACGGTCGTCTGGCTCTGCCCCATCCTTCCCTTCATCAACGATACGGAGGATAATATCTCCGGAATATTGGATTACTGCATTGAAGCAAAGGTCCGCAGCGTCATCTGCTTCGGCATGGGGCTGACGCTGCGCGAGGGGAACCGGGAATACTTCTACAGCCGCCTGGACGAGCTCTTCCCAAAAATGAAAGAGAGATATATTGAAAACTACGGCGACCGCTATGTGATAACCAGCCCCCGCAACGGCAGGCTGATGAGGCTCTTTCACGAGAAATGCGCCGCTCACGGCATCGCGCATGACAACGGGTCGATCTTTGAATACCTGAGCGCTTTTGAAGAGAAAACGACCGGCCGCCAACGGAGCCTATTTGACTGA
- a CDS encoding rhodanese-like domain-containing protein produces MKKFAALFTVILTAVVIMGTAQVMKAEAAAYPLKKISPQEVAVLIETQRPIAIIDVRSLPDFKAGHIPMAESLPFELMMDAVTHSMIPDVNKVIVVYGANDKMSKEAGQKLCDFGYKNVYYMPTFTEWVGEVVIIRPAK; encoded by the coding sequence ATGAAGAAGTTTGCAGCGCTATTTACGGTTATATTGACAGCAGTTGTAATAATGGGAACTGCCCAGGTGATGAAAGCGGAGGCGGCGGCATATCCTTTGAAGAAGATCTCGCCGCAGGAGGTGGCTGTACTTATTGAGACGCAGCGTCCGATCGCGATCATCGACGTCCGCAGCCTGCCTGACTTTAAGGCCGGCCACATCCCTATGGCGGAGTCGCTTCCCTTCGAGCTGATGATGGACGCCGTGACGCATTCAATGATCCCCGACGTCAACAAGGTCATCGTCGTCTACGGTGCGAACGACAAGATGAGTAAAGAGGCAGGGCAGAAGCTCTGTGATTTCGGCTACAAAAATGTCTACTACATGCCCACCTTCACCGAATGGGTCGGCGAGGTAGTGATCATCAGACCGGCAAAGTAA
- the rbr gene encoding rubrerythrin, with protein sequence MELKGSKTEKNLWEAFAGESMARNKYTYFASAAKKAGYEQIAAIFLETAENEKEHAKLHFKALSGIGDTLANLLAAAGGENDEWTEMYPRMAKEAREEGFEELAVMFENIGKVEAEHEKRYRELAKNVEDGTVFAKGGKLFWKCRNCGAVFELDKAPEKCPVCQHPQAYFEIQAKNW encoded by the coding sequence TTGGAACTTAAAGGAAGCAAGACGGAGAAGAACCTTTGGGAAGCCTTTGCCGGAGAATCGATGGCGCGCAACAAGTATACCTATTTCGCCTCGGCCGCCAAGAAGGCCGGTTATGAGCAGATAGCGGCGATATTCCTGGAAACTGCCGAGAATGAGAAGGAGCACGCCAAGCTGCACTTCAAGGCTCTTTCGGGGATCGGCGACACGCTTGCCAACCTCCTCGCCGCCGCGGGCGGAGAGAACGATGAGTGGACTGAGATGTATCCGCGCATGGCGAAAGAGGCGCGTGAAGAGGGCTTTGAGGAGCTCGCCGTGATGTTCGAGAACATCGGCAAGGTCGAAGCCGAGCATGAGAAACGTTACCGCGAGCTCGCGAAGAACGTTGAGGATGGCACGGTCTTCGCCAAGGGCGGCAAGCTCTTCTGGAAGTGCCGCAACTGCGGCGCGGTCTTTGAGCTCGACAAGGCTCCGGAGAAGTGCCCCGTCTGCCAGCACCCGCAGGCCTACTTCGAGATCCAGGCGAAAAACTGGTAG
- a CDS encoding cyclodeaminase/cyclohydrolase family protein gives MKFEEMTVGAFIDELASNSPAPGGGSVAALCGSLASGLTAMVGNLTIGKEKYRDNWETMEKVFKESETLRASFVKLMNDDTDSFNIFMAAMKMPKDTDEQKAARKAAMAEAAKTTTDVPLRTLEACAAAAKLACEAASFGNPNAASDAGSAALLADAAGKAASYNVRINLPGVKDEVFAAECRTRMTKALEEIAVYSKKTAAKMEEALG, from the coding sequence ATGAAATTTGAAGAAATGACAGTCGGCGCATTCATAGACGAACTCGCCTCAAATTCACCGGCCCCCGGCGGCGGCAGCGTCGCTGCGCTCTGCGGTTCTTTGGCCTCGGGCCTCACCGCGATGGTGGGGAACCTCACGATCGGCAAGGAAAAGTACAGAGACAACTGGGAGACGATGGAAAAGGTCTTCAAGGAGAGCGAAACTCTGCGCGCGTCATTTGTCAAATTGATGAACGACGACACAGACTCCTTCAATATTTTTATGGCCGCGATGAAGATGCCCAAAGATACCGACGAGCAGAAGGCGGCGCGCAAAGCTGCGATGGCCGAAGCGGCGAAGACGACCACTGACGTGCCGCTGCGTACGCTCGAAGCCTGCGCCGCGGCGGCGAAACTCGCCTGCGAAGCGGCCTCCTTCGGAAACCCGAACGCGGCAAGCGACGCGGGAAGCGCGGCGCTGCTCGCCGACGCCGCCGGCAAGGCCGCCTCATATAACGTGCGCATCAACCTTCCCGGCGTAAAGGACGAAGTATTCGCCGCGGAATGCCGCACAAGGATGACAAAGGCTCTCGAGGAGATCGCCGTTTATTCGAAAAAGACGGCGGCAAAGATGGAAGAGGCGCTCGGATAA
- a CDS encoding urocanate hydratase: MYDASGKTLELRLEFPNGLPPKPEFEPGIRRAPNRGQVLNEKEMVLALKNALRYIPEEYHKEIAPEFLEEYKEHGRIYGYRFRPQGKLYGKPIGEYKGKCVEGRAFQVMIDNNLDFEVALYPYELVTYGETGQVCQNWMQYQLIKKYLEVVTQDQTLVVQSGHPLGLFRSHPSAPRVILTNGLMVGLFDDPENFRRATALGVANYGQMTAGGWMYIGPQGIVHGTYNTLLNAGRKMFHLPEGKGLAGHLFISSGLGGMSGAQPKAAEIAGAAAIIAEVDPSRIETRHSQGWVGRKTADLAEAFKWAEEAMAEGKALSIAYEGNIVDLLQYALDNDKKVELLSDQTSCHAVYDGGYCPQGITFEERTRLLAEDKEEFKRLVDKTLRKHFELIKALSEKGTYFFDYGNAFMRAVFDAGVKEIAKNGENTFEGFVFPSYVEDIMGPLLFDYGYGPFRWCCLSRDHEDLKKTDQAAMDCIDPNRRFQDHDNWVWIRDAEKNQLVVGTQCRILYQDEEGRMRIALKFNEMVRNGEIGPVMLGRDHHDVSGTDSPYRETSNIKDGSNVMGEMAIHCFAGNCARGMSLVALHNGGGVGTGKSINGGFGLVLDGSERVDRIILESMSWDVINGVARRAWARNEHAIETIETFNAKRSDGHITLPYIADEEYLTELVKNNK, from the coding sequence ATGTATGACGCATCAGGAAAGACATTGGAACTGAGACTGGAATTTCCGAACGGGCTTCCTCCGAAGCCGGAGTTCGAGCCGGGAATAAGAAGAGCGCCGAACCGCGGACAGGTACTTAACGAAAAAGAGATGGTACTTGCCCTTAAGAACGCGCTCCGCTATATCCCCGAGGAGTACCATAAAGAGATCGCCCCCGAGTTCCTTGAGGAGTATAAGGAGCACGGACGCATCTACGGCTACCGCTTCCGTCCGCAGGGAAAGCTCTACGGAAAGCCGATCGGCGAGTACAAGGGCAAGTGCGTCGAGGGCAGGGCCTTCCAGGTGATGATCGACAACAACCTTGACTTTGAGGTGGCGCTCTATCCATACGAACTCGTCACCTACGGCGAGACGGGACAGGTCTGCCAGAACTGGATGCAGTACCAGCTGATCAAAAAGTATCTCGAGGTCGTGACGCAGGACCAGACGCTCGTCGTGCAGTCGGGACATCCGCTCGGACTTTTCCGTTCGCATCCCTCCGCGCCGCGCGTGATCCTCACGAACGGCCTGATGGTCGGCCTCTTTGACGACCCCGAGAATTTCCGCCGCGCGACGGCGCTCGGCGTCGCCAACTACGGGCAGATGACGGCCGGCGGCTGGATGTATATCGGGCCGCAGGGCATAGTTCACGGCACATATAACACGCTGCTCAACGCCGGACGCAAGATGTTCCATCTTCCCGAGGGCAAGGGCCTTGCGGGACACCTCTTCATCTCCTCCGGACTTGGCGGCATGAGCGGCGCGCAGCCGAAGGCCGCGGAGATCGCGGGAGCGGCGGCGATCATCGCCGAGGTGGACCCCTCGCGCATCGAGACGCGCCACAGCCAGGGCTGGGTAGGCAGGAAGACAGCGGATCTCGCCGAGGCTTTCAAGTGGGCCGAAGAGGCAATGGCCGAGGGCAAGGCGCTCTCGATCGCCTATGAGGGCAACATCGTCGACCTTCTCCAGTACGCTTTGGATAACGACAAGAAGGTGGAACTCCTCTCCGACCAGACCTCCTGCCACGCCGTCTACGACGGCGGCTACTGCCCGCAGGGGATCACCTTTGAAGAGAGGACGCGCCTGCTTGCCGAGGACAAGGAAGAATTCAAGCGCCTCGTAGACAAGACGCTCAGGAAGCACTTTGAGCTTATCAAAGCCCTCTCGGAGAAGGGGACCTACTTCTTCGACTACGGCAACGCCTTCATGCGCGCGGTCTTTGACGCTGGCGTCAAAGAGATCGCGAAGAACGGCGAGAACACCTTCGAGGGCTTCGTCTTCCCCTCATATGTCGAGGACATCATGGGACCGCTCCTCTTCGATTACGGTTACGGCCCCTTCCGCTGGTGCTGCCTCTCGCGCGACCACGAAGACCTCAAAAAGACCGACCAGGCTGCGATGGACTGCATCGACCCGAACCGCCGCTTCCAGGACCACGACAACTGGGTATGGATCCGAGACGCGGAGAAGAACCAGCTCGTCGTCGGCACCCAGTGCCGCATCCTCTATCAGGATGAAGAGGGAAGGATGCGCATCGCCCTCAAGTTCAACGAGATGGTGAGAAACGGAGAGATCGGCCCCGTGATGCTCGGACGCGACCACCACGACGTATCGGGCACGGACTCGCCCTACCGCGAGACCTCGAACATCAAAGACGGCAGCAACGTCATGGGCGAAATGGCGATCCACTGCTTCGCGGGCAACTGCGCACGCGGTATGAGCCTCGTCGCGCTCCACAACGGAGGCGGCGTCGGCACCGGCAAATCGATCAACGGCGGCTTCGGCCTCGTGCTCGACGGCAGCGAGAGAGTGGACCGCATCATCCTCGAGTCGATGAGCTGGGACGTCATCAACGGCGTCGCGCGCCGCGCCTGGGCCCGCAACGAACACGCCATCGAGACGATAGAGACCTTCAACGCGAAGCGCAGCGACGGACACATCACGCTGCCATATATCGCCGACGAAGAGTATCTCACCGAGCTTGTCAAAAACAATAAGTAA
- the hutH gene encoding histidine ammonia-lyase, producing the protein MTTVFLNGKSLTLQDVVNVARKGCKVEIAPEAKEQIKECSQAVKEWVDEGRVVYGVTTGFGDLASVVIPRDKGRQLQENLLLSHACGFGEPYPEDVVRAIMLLRINTLTRGFSGISLETLQQMVDYLNLGIHPVVPAQGSVGASGDLCPLSHVAITLIGHGNVVYQGKEMTASEALAKTGMKPVELQPKEGLALNNGTTVMNAVAALCIVDALTMQKNADIAASMSAEALHAVPYAFDKRTHDLRPQVGQGVVAENMRRLLEGSEIVEAYKKDRVQDAYSLRCLPQVHGASRDAVGYVKEKIEIEINSVTDNPIIFHKDGEAISGGNFHGQPLAMAMDFFGIAAAEFASISERRVARLVDHKLSDLPPFLVSDSGVNSGFMIPQYTAAAIVSENKVLAHPSVVDSIPTSANQEDHVSMGGYSARKARQILNNTNRVIAIEMVNAAQGMDFRAPLKPGKGSGAAFKEFRKHVPFYEKDQFMQPLLLKSLELVEDGTVVKAVEEAVGELN; encoded by the coding sequence ATGACGACAGTGTTTTTGAATGGTAAGTCGCTTACCCTGCAGGATGTGGTGAATGTAGCGCGCAAAGGCTGCAAGGTAGAGATCGCGCCGGAGGCGAAGGAGCAGATCAAAGAATGTTCCCAGGCGGTCAAGGAGTGGGTCGACGAGGGACGCGTAGTCTATGGCGTGACCACCGGTTTTGGAGACTTGGCCTCGGTTGTCATTCCGCGCGATAAAGGACGCCAGCTTCAGGAGAACCTTCTTCTGAGCCACGCCTGCGGATTTGGCGAACCCTATCCCGAAGACGTCGTTCGCGCGATAATGCTCCTCCGCATCAACACTCTGACCCGCGGCTTCTCCGGCATCAGCCTGGAAACGCTGCAGCAGATGGTCGATTATCTAAATCTCGGCATCCATCCCGTCGTACCGGCGCAGGGTTCCGTCGGAGCGAGCGGCGATCTCTGCCCGCTCTCCCACGTAGCGATCACCCTCATCGGCCACGGCAATGTGGTCTATCAGGGAAAAGAGATGACGGCCTCCGAGGCGCTGGCGAAAACAGGCATGAAACCGGTCGAGCTTCAGCCGAAGGAAGGCCTTGCGCTCAATAACGGGACCACGGTCATGAACGCCGTCGCGGCGCTCTGCATCGTCGACGCGCTGACCATGCAGAAGAATGCTGATATCGCGGCTTCGATGTCAGCCGAAGCGCTTCACGCCGTTCCTTACGCCTTCGACAAGAGGACGCACGACCTGCGCCCGCAGGTGGGACAGGGAGTCGTCGCCGAAAATATGCGCCGCCTGCTCGAAGGCAGCGAGATAGTCGAAGCCTATAAGAAAGACCGCGTGCAGGACGCCTATTCGCTGCGCTGTCTGCCGCAGGTGCACGGCGCGAGCCGTGACGCCGTCGGCTATGTAAAGGAAAAGATAGAAATAGAGATCAACTCCGTTACCGACAACCCGATCATCTTCCATAAAGACGGAGAGGCGATCAGCGGCGGCAACTTCCACGGACAGCCGCTGGCGATGGCGATGGATTTCTTCGGCATCGCGGCGGCGGAGTTCGCGAGCATCTCCGAGCGCCGCGTCGCGCGCCTCGTCGATCACAAACTTTCCGACCTGCCCCCGTTCCTCGTCTCCGACAGCGGCGTCAACAGCGGCTTCATGATCCCGCAGTATACGGCGGCCGCGATCGTCTCCGAGAACAAGGTGCTCGCCCACCCCTCCGTCGTTGACTCGATACCGACTTCCGCCAACCAGGAAGATCATGTCTCGATGGGCGGCTACAGCGCGCGCAAGGCACGCCAGATACTCAACAACACGAACCGCGTCATCGCCATCGAGATGGTGAACGCCGCGCAGGGTATGGATTTCCGCGCGCCGCTGAAACCCGGTAAGGGTTCGGGCGCGGCTTTCAAGGAGTTCCGCAAACATGTCCCCTTCTACGAGAAAGACCAGTTCATGCAGCCGCTGCTTTTGAAGTCGCTGGAGCTGGTGGAGGACGGCACGGTCGTCAAGGCGGTCGAAGAGGCCGTCGGAGAACTTAATTAA
- the ftcD gene encoding glutamate formimidoyltransferase, with protein sequence MAMQLIECVPNFSEGRRQDVIDEIVNCFKGKRGVYLLDHRADEDHNRLVISLVGVPAPIQDALLEAAKVALKHIDMNAHQGGHPRIGAVDVVPFTPIKGISMEECIALAHNFGERYYKETGIPVYFYEDAAKRPERKRLEVIRKGQYEVLKDEAKTNPDRKPDIGEACLHPTAGATVIGARKFLVAFNVNLNTTDINIAKKIANTVRASSGGFCHVKGIGLALEERGITQVSMNLVDYEKNSLYRVLEMIRMEAKRWGVQVIETEVYGMIPVNAILESAAYYLQIADFDPAQVLELQLLDLMGEKAE encoded by the coding sequence ATGGCAATGCAGTTGATCGAATGCGTACCAAATTTCAGCGAAGGCAGAAGACAGGATGTAATAGATGAGATCGTGAATTGCTTTAAAGGCAAGCGCGGCGTTTACCTTCTTGACCACCGTGCCGACGAAGACCACAACCGTCTCGTCATCAGCCTTGTCGGCGTTCCCGCGCCGATCCAGGATGCGCTCCTCGAAGCGGCGAAGGTCGCGTTGAAGCATATCGACATGAACGCCCATCAGGGCGGACATCCGCGCATCGGCGCCGTCGACGTTGTGCCTTTTACCCCGATAAAGGGTATCTCTATGGAGGAATGCATCGCGCTCGCCCACAATTTTGGCGAACGTTATTATAAAGAGACAGGCATCCCCGTCTATTTCTACGAGGACGCCGCGAAGCGCCCTGAAAGAAAGCGCCTCGAAGTCATCCGCAAGGGTCAGTACGAGGTGCTCAAGGACGAGGCAAAAACCAATCCTGACCGCAAGCCGGACATCGGCGAAGCCTGCCTCCACCCCACCGCCGGAGCAACGGTTATCGGCGCGCGCAAGTTCCTTGTAGCTTTCAACGTCAACCTTAACACCACAGACATCAATATCGCAAAGAAGATCGCCAACACAGTCCGCGCCTCATCCGGCGGTTTCTGCCACGTCAAGGGCATCGGCCTCGCGCTTGAGGAGCGCGGCATCACGCAGGTCAGCATGAACCTTGTCGACTACGAGAAGAACTCGCTCTATCGCGTGCTGGAGATGATCCGCATGGAAGCGAAGCGCTGGGGAGTGCAGGTCATCGAGACCGAGGTATACGGCATGATCCCCGTAAACGCGATCCTCGAAAGCGCCGCCTACTACCTCCAGATCGCGGACTTCGACCCCGCGCAGGTACTTGAACTTCAGCTCCTCGACCTGATGGGCGAAAAGGCGGAATAA
- the hutI gene encoding imidazolonepropionase has translation MMKKLYRNMRIFTPVDGGKPLAGAGQSKVAEIKGGSMLVENGLIEKIGTDEEVTNGLDRSQIRFERDFGGACVIPGFVDPHTHLCFAKRREDEFGMRLAGLPYLEILKRGGGILSSVNSVKAATGEQLFETTKKLALSALAKGTTTIEIKSGYGLNLDLELKMLEVIRRVSFETPLDVVPTFMGAHAVPQEWKNDADRFVDDILIGEMLPKVKAQGIAEFCDVFCEEGVFSVDQSRRLLIAAKDMGFDTKIHADEVHDLGGAGLAAELATRSAEHLLAASEDNLRAMGKAGSIAVLLPATAYSLKKPYAKGRQMVDWGVPVAMATDCNPGSCFCESVPFIFGLGVMNMDLTIEEALTATTLNAAYAINRAKKVGSLTAGKQADFVVLDGETPTTLAYHAGSTSVEEVYKLGEKVA, from the coding sequence ATTATGAAAAAGCTCTACAGGAACATGCGCATATTTACTCCTGTAGACGGAGGCAAACCGCTCGCGGGAGCCGGGCAGTCTAAAGTCGCCGAGATCAAAGGCGGCTCCATGCTCGTCGAAAACGGCCTTATCGAAAAGATCGGGACGGACGAGGAGGTGACGAACGGGCTTGACCGTTCGCAGATCCGCTTTGAGCGGGACTTCGGCGGCGCCTGCGTCATACCGGGCTTCGTCGACCCGCACACACACCTCTGCTTCGCGAAACGCCGCGAGGATGAATTCGGCATGCGCCTTGCCGGACTCCCCTACCTTGAGATACTCAAGCGCGGCGGCGGCATCCTCTCCTCCGTCAACTCCGTGAAGGCGGCGACCGGGGAACAGCTCTTTGAAACGACGAAAAAGCTGGCCCTTTCGGCGCTCGCCAAGGGAACTACGACGATCGAGATCAAGAGCGGCTACGGACTGAACCTCGACCTCGAACTCAAGATGCTCGAGGTGATACGCCGCGTCAGCTTTGAGACGCCGCTTGACGTCGTTCCCACCTTCATGGGCGCGCACGCTGTACCGCAGGAATGGAAGAACGACGCCGACCGCTTTGTCGATGACATACTCATCGGCGAAATGCTGCCGAAGGTAAAGGCTCAGGGAATCGCCGAGTTCTGCGACGTTTTCTGCGAAGAGGGAGTCTTTTCCGTCGACCAGAGCCGCCGGCTGCTGATCGCGGCAAAGGATATGGGCTTCGACACAAAGATCCACGCGGACGAAGTACATGACCTCGGCGGCGCCGGGCTTGCGGCGGAGTTGGCGACCCGCTCTGCGGAGCACCTTCTCGCGGCAAGCGAGGATAACCTGCGCGCGATGGGCAAGGCCGGCTCCATAGCCGTGCTGCTGCCCGCGACGGCCTACAGCCTCAAGAAGCCCTACGCTAAGGGGCGGCAGATGGTGGACTGGGGCGTTCCCGTGGCGATGGCTACGGACTGCAACCCCGGCTCATGCTTCTGCGAGTCGGTCCCCTTCATCTTCGGCCTCGGCGTGATGAACATGGACCTGACGATCGAAGAGGCCCTTACCGCGACGACGCTGAACGCCGCCTACGCGATCAACCGCGCGAAAAAAGTCGGCAGCCTCACTGCCGGCAAACAGGCGGACTTCGTCGTCCTTGACGGCGAAACGCCGACGACCCTCGCCTACCACGCCGGATCGACCTCGGTCGAAGAGGTATACAAGCTCGGCGAAAAAGTGGCGTAA
- a CDS encoding aminotransferase class IV codes for MTLCYMNGKYAPISECHLPVTDMAIQRGAAVFEAIRIYDGKLFGMEMHLERFARSAEGAGIAAGNILPGLPEIFKAGVKMEGCPAEGLVRPYITGGDINNKGSFPEPRFFVLFGGINKTPEEERRRGAVLEPNRMERPFPLCKSINYLLALIPLGGGDKVNHESLYMPAGEITEAMTNNFFLCKDGKIITAPAGRVLDGVTRSVVLALARENGFTIEERCPREDELPQADEAFITGTVNEILSVVRVGNITIGSGRPGPVAAHLYRLFLSNIGRWLS; via the coding sequence ATGACGCTCTGCTATATGAACGGTAAATACGCGCCCATTTCCGAGTGCCATCTCCCCGTAACCGACATGGCCATCCAGCGCGGCGCGGCGGTATTCGAGGCTATACGTATTTATGACGGCAAATTATTCGGCATGGAGATGCATCTTGAACGCTTTGCCCGGAGCGCGGAAGGGGCCGGGATCGCCGCCGGCAATATCTTGCCCGGACTGCCGGAGATCTTCAAAGCCGGAGTTAAAATGGAAGGCTGCCCCGCCGAGGGGCTTGTGCGCCCCTACATAACCGGCGGCGATATAAACAATAAGGGGTCATTTCCTGAACCGCGCTTCTTCGTACTCTTCGGAGGGATAAACAAGACGCCGGAAGAGGAACGCAGGCGCGGCGCGGTGCTCGAACCGAACCGGATGGAACGCCCCTTTCCGCTCTGCAAGAGCATAAATTACCTCCTGGCCCTCATCCCGCTCGGCGGCGGCGACAAGGTGAACCATGAGTCGCTCTATATGCCCGCCGGAGAGATCACCGAGGCGATGACGAACAATTTCTTTCTCTGCAAAGATGGAAAGATCATCACCGCTCCCGCAGGCAGGGTGCTTGACGGCGTCACGCGCAGCGTCGTTCTCGCGCTCGCGCGGGAGAACGGCTTCACGATAGAGGAACGCTGCCCCCGCGAAGACGAGCTGCCCCAGGCCGACGAGGCCTTCATCACCGGCACCGTCAACGAGATCCTTTCGGTGGTGCGCGTCGGAAACATCACGATAGGTTCCGGCCGTCCCGGCCCTGTCGCGGCACACCTTTACAGGCTATTTTTATCAAATATCGGCCGCTGGCTCAGCTGA